The Chryseobacterium geocarposphaerae genome has a window encoding:
- a CDS encoding T9SS type B sorting domain-containing protein — MKKLLLFSILFLYQIYYSQSDCVSSIPVCGNSDLSYTPTGSGNTQELPIPAGENLCLKGGEHFSVWYAFTIATSGTLTFTINPNVFTDDYDFAVYGPNLPCSSISGASPIRCNYSGADGPTGLTTTLTGTATDAAWSAYMDVVAGQTYYLLVDNFLSSANGFSLTWGGTATLTSAFNNPAITPNPFITPGVPNAIDPTAPNEILKCVLPTMFDFSTLTTGILNGNTNFTITYHNNPNDAITGQNPITTPIMVDAVTVYYYRLKYTDPTNPTNPINGCFQTGKFKFKQGNITASNVTIYACNNNNVGTGSFNLTTAPVYSGTATKKYYPTLNDLNAGTNEITTPANYISTQKKVYVKITTNDGCSTTAEITLTFYPLVVVNDATIESCFIEENITTASFDLTSANVSTLTNPQKKFYATLANAISGTNEIFTPTNYISTNGVAYVRVYSPDQCYSIAKLTLVVLPPVKSAVLKDKTICMEDRTTLDAGPGFVSYEWSTGATTQTIQGVPVGAYWVKLQTGKCFTLQKVNVYPSDQPVITNIDITNNTITVTANGGTAPYKYSLDGIKWQDSNVFTGLPRGENKIYVKDAFDCNPVEVQVTVPNLLNAITPNGDNVNDYIDYSALAYKKNLVFIVYDRYGNKLYEAGKIRDYKWDGTASGKKILTGTYWYSISWNENDKNNTQTKYSGWVLVKNRE, encoded by the coding sequence ATGAAAAAACTACTACTCTTTTCCATTTTATTCCTTTATCAAATATATTATTCGCAATCAGATTGTGTTTCATCTATACCTGTCTGCGGAAATTCAGATCTTTCTTATACACCTACTGGTTCAGGAAACACGCAAGAACTTCCGATCCCTGCCGGAGAAAACTTATGCCTTAAAGGCGGCGAACACTTTTCTGTTTGGTACGCCTTTACCATTGCAACTTCGGGAACTTTAACTTTCACAATCAACCCCAACGTATTTACGGATGATTATGACTTTGCAGTATACGGTCCTAATTTACCGTGTAGTTCAATAAGTGGAGCCAGCCCTATACGATGTAATTACTCAGGAGCTGATGGACCTACAGGCTTGACTACAACACTAACAGGCACTGCTACAGATGCAGCTTGGAGTGCTTACATGGATGTTGTAGCAGGGCAAACTTATTATTTACTTGTTGACAACTTTTTAAGTTCTGCTAATGGATTCTCTTTAACATGGGGAGGAACCGCAACATTAACTTCAGCATTCAACAATCCTGCAATAACTCCAAACCCTTTTATAACTCCGGGTGTACCTAATGCAATCGATCCAACAGCACCTAACGAAATTCTGAAGTGCGTTCTACCAACCATGTTCGATTTCAGCACATTAACAACCGGAATCTTAAACGGAAATACTAATTTCACTATTACCTATCACAATAATCCAAATGATGCGATTACCGGACAAAATCCAATAACAACTCCTATTATGGTAGATGCGGTAACTGTTTATTATTACCGATTAAAATATACTGATCCTACTAACCCTACAAATCCTATCAACGGATGTTTCCAAACAGGGAAATTCAAATTTAAACAAGGGAATATTACGGCAAGTAATGTTACTATTTATGCATGTAATAACAATAATGTAGGCACAGGATCGTTTAATTTAACTACAGCACCCGTTTATTCAGGTACCGCTACAAAAAAATACTATCCAACCCTGAATGATCTCAATGCAGGAACTAATGAAATTACAACACCTGCCAATTATATTTCTACACAGAAAAAAGTATATGTAAAAATAACTACTAATGACGGATGTAGTACTACTGCAGAAATCACATTGACCTTCTATCCTCTTGTTGTGGTAAATGATGCTACTATTGAATCTTGTTTTATTGAAGAAAACATAACAACTGCTTCATTCGATCTTACATCAGCAAATGTATCAACACTTACGAATCCTCAGAAAAAGTTCTATGCAACCTTAGCAAATGCTATCAGCGGAACTAATGAAATCTTCACTCCGACCAACTACATTTCTACGAATGGAGTTGCTTATGTAAGAGTGTACAGTCCAGATCAATGTTATTCAATTGCTAAACTTACACTTGTGGTTTTGCCTCCTGTAAAATCCGCAGTTTTAAAAGATAAAACAATCTGTATGGAAGACAGAACCACTTTGGATGCTGGTCCTGGATTTGTAAGCTATGAATGGAGCACAGGTGCTACGACTCAGACTATACAAGGTGTTCCTGTGGGAGCTTATTGGGTAAAATTACAAACCGGAAAATGTTTTACTCTTCAAAAAGTAAACGTATATCCTTCTGATCAGCCTGTAATTACTAACATTGACATTACAAACAATACAATTACGGTAACAGCCAATGGTGGAACCGCTCCTTACAAATACTCATTAGATGGTATTAAATGGCAGGATTCTAATGTATTCACAGGGCTTCCAAGAGGGGAAAATAAAATATATGTAAAAGATGCTTTTGACTGTAATCCTGTTGAAGTTCAGGTAACTGTTCCGAATCTTCTGAATGCCATTACACCAAACGGAGATAACGTAAATGATTATATCGACTACAGCGCATTGGCATATAAGAAAAACTTAGTATTCATTGTTTATGACAGATATGGAAACAAGCTGTACGAAGCAGGCAAAATCAGAGATTACAAATGGGACGGAACAGCATCAGGAAAGAAAATCCTTACAGGAACTTACTGGTATTCTATCTCTTGGAATGAAAATGACAAAAACAATACACAGACCAAATACAGCGGATGGGTATTGGTAAAAAACAGAGAATAA
- a CDS encoding MFS transporter → MISFTPLKTLQNTEFRNLLAGRFFIVLAFRMLATLLGWWVYQLTKDPFSIGLIGLSEVIPAVSCALYAGHVIDMNEKKKLLLICNYAYVFLIGLLLIPAFLNVRMHFNGHQITYFIYTVIFFTGIARAFIGPIVPSMIPKIVQKESLPHAITLNQATFLISSVCGHACGGFLIGFFGVKWTLLVIIGLIILASLFFWQLKKQYSEYKKESVNVIESMREGISYIFKTREILGALCLDMFAVLFGGAVAMIPVFATDILKVGAEGFGLLNAASDIGSMCIITILSIVPLRKNQGKILLAVVAGFGLCIIGFGLSKLYWLSFLFLVASGMLDGISVVIRGTIVQLKTPDHIRGRVLSVNSIFIMSSNEMGQFESGLTAKLLGVVKSVVFGGSMTILIALLVGSTNSKLRKMQY, encoded by the coding sequence ATGATTTCTTTTACTCCCTTAAAAACTTTACAAAATACCGAATTCAGAAATCTTCTTGCCGGAAGATTTTTTATTGTTTTAGCGTTCAGGATGCTTGCTACTTTATTAGGCTGGTGGGTGTACCAGCTTACAAAAGATCCTTTTTCTATAGGGCTAATCGGTCTTTCAGAAGTAATTCCGGCAGTAAGCTGCGCCCTTTATGCAGGACATGTAATCGATATGAATGAAAAGAAAAAGCTCCTGCTGATCTGTAATTATGCTTATGTTTTTTTAATTGGGCTTTTATTAATTCCCGCTTTTCTCAATGTAAGAATGCATTTCAACGGCCATCAGATCACTTATTTTATTTATACCGTTATTTTTTTCACAGGAATTGCAAGAGCTTTTATTGGTCCTATTGTTCCTTCCATGATTCCTAAGATCGTTCAAAAGGAAAGCCTTCCACATGCGATCACCTTGAACCAGGCCACCTTTCTTATCTCTTCGGTATGCGGACATGCATGCGGAGGATTTCTGATTGGCTTTTTCGGTGTAAAGTGGACCCTACTCGTTATTATTGGACTTATTATCCTGGCTTCTTTATTTTTCTGGCAGCTTAAGAAACAATATTCTGAATACAAAAAAGAATCTGTAAATGTCATAGAAAGTATGAGGGAAGGTATTTCTTATATTTTCAAAACCAGAGAAATCTTAGGTGCTTTATGCCTTGATATGTTTGCTGTTCTTTTTGGAGGTGCTGTTGCTATGATCCCTGTATTTGCGACAGACATCCTTAAGGTAGGTGCAGAAGGATTTGGACTTTTAAATGCAGCTTCCGACATAGGATCAATGTGCATTATCACCATTTTATCCATTGTTCCGCTGAGAAAAAACCAAGGAAAAATTCTGTTAGCAGTGGTTGCTGGATTTGGCTTATGTATCATAGGATTTGGGTTGTCCAAGCTTTACTGGTTATCATTCCTGTTCCTAGTAGCAAGCGGCATGCTTGATGGAATTTCTGTAGTAATCAGAGGAACTATTGTACAGTTAAAAACGCCTGATCATATCCGGGGAAGAGTGCTTAGTGTAAATTCTATTTTCATCATGTCCAGTAATGAAATGGGGCAGTTTGAAAGTGGTCTTACGGCTAAGCTTCTTGGTGTGGTAAAGTCTGTAGTTTTTGGAGGAAGCATGACCATTCTGATTGCACTGCTGGTAGGAAGTACAAATTCCAAACTAAGAAAGATGCAATATTAA
- a CDS encoding GH3 auxin-responsive promoter family protein, which produces MLNFLKKSAALIWAKKHVQKAEEFKKNAEKNQESLLLSLVNTAKKTLFGREHDFENITSVKDFQEKVPVADYEDLKPYIERVKKGQANILWTDTPEYFAKTSGTTSGSKYIPISKDGMPFQIKGAQSALFHYIAKKNNADFVKGKMIFLQGSPELEENFGIKTGRLSGIVAHHIPNYLQKNRLPSWETNIMEDWEAKVDQIVKETEKENMTLISGIPPWLIMYFEKLTEKHGKKIKQIFPNLQLIVTGGVNFEPYRDKMEELLGGKVDIVQTFPASEGFFAFQDDYTKEGLLLLTNHGIFYEFIPLEEYGKPNAKRLTLKEIELNKDYALILTTNSGLWAYSIGDVVRFIDKNPHRILVSGRTKHFTSAFGEHVIAFEVEEAIKATLEKFPAQITEFHLAPQVNPTEGLPYHEWFIEFEKEPENLEAFKNELDDQLRKRNTYYDDLVSGNILQRLHISKLTKNAFTEYAKSQGKLGGQNKIPRLANDRKIADLLEIYKL; this is translated from the coding sequence ATGTTAAATTTCCTAAAGAAAAGTGCGGCATTGATTTGGGCTAAAAAGCACGTTCAAAAAGCTGAAGAATTTAAGAAAAATGCAGAGAAAAACCAAGAATCCCTGCTTTTATCTCTCGTGAATACAGCCAAAAAAACTCTTTTTGGAAGAGAGCATGATTTTGAAAACATCACCTCTGTAAAAGACTTTCAGGAAAAAGTTCCTGTCGCTGATTATGAAGATCTTAAACCCTATATCGAGAGAGTAAAGAAAGGACAGGCCAATATCTTATGGACAGACACCCCCGAATATTTTGCAAAAACTTCAGGAACAACGTCCGGCTCAAAATATATCCCTATTTCGAAAGACGGAATGCCATTCCAAATTAAAGGAGCTCAAAGTGCACTTTTTCATTATATCGCTAAAAAAAACAATGCTGATTTTGTAAAAGGAAAAATGATCTTTTTACAGGGAAGCCCAGAACTGGAAGAAAATTTCGGAATAAAAACCGGCCGGCTTTCAGGGATCGTCGCTCATCACATTCCAAATTACCTGCAGAAAAACAGACTACCAAGCTGGGAAACCAACATTATGGAAGACTGGGAAGCAAAAGTTGACCAAATCGTTAAAGAGACCGAAAAAGAAAACATGACGCTGATTTCCGGAATTCCACCCTGGCTGATTATGTATTTTGAAAAATTGACTGAAAAACACGGAAAAAAAATCAAACAAATTTTTCCTAATCTTCAGCTCATTGTAACGGGAGGTGTAAATTTCGAGCCTTATCGTGATAAAATGGAAGAGCTATTGGGCGGAAAAGTAGATATCGTCCAGACATTTCCGGCATCGGAAGGTTTTTTTGCATTTCAGGATGACTATACCAAAGAAGGACTATTGCTTTTAACTAATCACGGAATTTTCTATGAATTTATTCCACTGGAAGAATATGGAAAACCCAATGCTAAAAGATTGACTTTAAAAGAGATTGAGCTTAATAAAGATTATGCATTGATTTTAACAACAAATTCAGGTTTGTGGGCATATTCTATAGGTGATGTTGTAAGGTTTATTGATAAAAATCCACACAGAATTCTGGTAAGTGGAAGGACCAAACATTTCACCTCTGCTTTTGGAGAACACGTCATTGCATTTGAGGTAGAAGAAGCCATAAAGGCAACTTTAGAAAAATTCCCGGCACAGATTACCGAATTCCACCTTGCTCCACAAGTAAATCCCACAGAAGGACTTCCCTATCACGAATGGTTTATTGAATTTGAAAAAGAGCCTGAAAATCTTGAAGCATTTAAAAATGAACTAGATGATCAGCTCAGAAAGCGAAATACATATTATGATGATTTAGTTTCCGGAAATATTCTTCAGAGGCTGCATATATCAAAACTTACCAAAAATGCGTTTACTGAATATGCAAAGTCACAAGGTAAACTTGGCGGACAAAATAAAATCCCCAGACTTGCCAATGACAGAAAAATTGCAGATTTATTGGAAATTTATAAACTTTAA
- the dnaB gene encoding replicative DNA helicase: MAQKETLSSLTHGNFAKELSIADGKMPPNAVDFERLVIGTFLIDKKGLDHSIDLLTPEVFYDPRHQVIFSTILKLYEGNQPVDLMTIIQDLKKEEKLNQAGGDHYIIDLTMGVSSSAHIEYHVRVILEKYILRSLINVSANVIESSYRESTDVFELLDKAEQSFFEITNGTIKKGFDTANSLVKQAIDTIKSLKDKQGLSGVPSGFRDVDKETGGWQNSDLIIIAARPAMGKTAFLLSMARNIAVGHKIPMALFSLEMASVQLITRMIASETRISSEKLRKGTLDDEEWQRLFSNVSELENAPLYIDETPSLSIFDFRAKCRRLVMQHGVRLIMVDYLQLMTAGGGGKGTGNREQEISMISRSLKAIAKELNVPVIALSQLSRSVETRPGKRPQLSDLRESGAIEQDADIVSFIFRPEYYKITVWDNDEEGQETSTENQAELIIAKHRNGATADVRLSFLKHFAKFGDIEAAFDGGSGGYPSGFGQNEPSGFDKIKTTIQPGAAFDLPNNSQVSGSSMNDFDDDDDFPF; encoded by the coding sequence ATGGCGCAGAAAGAAACATTATCATCTCTTACCCACGGAAACTTTGCGAAAGAGCTGTCAATTGCAGATGGAAAAATGCCTCCTAATGCAGTAGATTTTGAAAGATTGGTTATAGGTACTTTTTTGATTGATAAAAAAGGACTTGACCACTCAATTGATCTACTTACACCAGAAGTATTTTATGATCCGAGACATCAGGTAATTTTTTCTACCATTTTAAAACTTTATGAAGGTAACCAGCCTGTTGACTTGATGACCATTATTCAGGATCTCAAAAAAGAGGAAAAACTGAATCAGGCAGGAGGAGATCATTATATTATTGATCTTACGATGGGAGTAAGTTCTTCCGCCCATATCGAATATCATGTCCGAGTTATTCTCGAAAAATATATTTTAAGAAGTTTAATTAACGTTTCAGCGAACGTTATTGAATCTTCATACAGAGAGTCAACAGACGTTTTTGAACTTCTGGATAAAGCAGAACAATCTTTTTTTGAAATTACAAACGGAACCATCAAAAAAGGATTCGATACAGCCAACTCATTGGTAAAACAGGCTATCGACACCATTAAGTCATTAAAAGACAAACAGGGTCTTTCAGGTGTTCCTTCAGGATTTCGTGATGTAGATAAGGAAACCGGAGGATGGCAAAATTCCGACCTCATTATTATTGCAGCACGTCCCGCAATGGGGAAAACCGCATTCCTTCTTTCAATGGCAAGAAATATTGCAGTAGGACATAAAATTCCTATGGCACTGTTCTCTCTGGAGATGGCTTCAGTACAGCTTATCACCAGAATGATCGCCTCTGAAACGAGAATTTCTTCAGAAAAACTAAGAAAGGGGACCTTAGATGATGAAGAATGGCAAAGACTGTTCTCCAATGTATCTGAGCTCGAAAACGCCCCTCTGTATATTGATGAAACACCTTCCCTTTCCATCTTTGACTTCCGTGCAAAATGCCGAAGACTGGTAATGCAGCACGGGGTAAGATTGATCATGGTCGACTACCTTCAGCTGATGACAGCAGGAGGCGGCGGAAAAGGAACAGGAAACCGTGAACAGGAAATTTCCATGATTTCTCGTTCATTAAAAGCTATTGCTAAAGAATTAAATGTTCCGGTAATTGCACTTTCACAGCTATCGCGAAGTGTGGAAACCCGTCCCGGCAAAAGACCTCAGCTTTCAGATTTGAGGGAATCTGGAGCGATTGAACAGGATGCGGATATTGTATCTTTCATCTTCAGACCGGAATATTATAAAATTACGGTTTGGGATAACGATGAAGAAGGGCAGGAAACCTCAACAGAAAACCAGGCAGAGCTTATCATTGCAAAGCACAGAAACGGGGCAACTGCAGATGTGAGGCTATCTTTCCTGAAGCACTTTGCTAAATTCGGGGACATCGAAGCTGCTTTTGATGGCGGAAGCGGAGGGTATCCTTCCGGTTTTGGACAAAATGAACCAAGCGGTTTTGATAAAATTAAGACAACAATTCAGCCAGGTGCAGCGTTTGATCTGCCGAATAATTCTCAGGTTTCAGGATCTTCTATGAATGATTTTGATGACGATGATGATTTTCCTTTTTAA
- the rnhA gene encoding ribonuclease HI, which produces MRIEIYTDGACSGNPGKGGYGILMRVPEKKYQKTFSKGFRKTTNNRMELLAVITALEKLKSPENDIHIYTDSKYVADAVNQNWISGWIKRGWKNVKNPDLWKKFVELYNLHQPKMHWIKGHAGHFENELCDKLAVAAANSSSLEIDTYFENLDNNSLF; this is translated from the coding sequence TTGAGAATCGAAATATATACCGACGGAGCTTGTAGCGGAAATCCCGGAAAAGGAGGATATGGAATTCTTATGCGTGTCCCGGAAAAAAAGTATCAGAAAACATTCTCTAAAGGCTTTAGAAAAACAACCAATAACAGAATGGAACTTTTGGCTGTCATTACCGCTCTCGAAAAATTAAAATCTCCGGAAAACGATATCCATATATATACAGACAGCAAATATGTAGCCGATGCAGTGAATCAAAACTGGATATCGGGATGGATAAAAAGAGGATGGAAAAACGTAAAAAATCCGGATCTTTGGAAGAAATTTGTTGAATTATACAACCTTCACCAGCCCAAAATGCATTGGATAAAAGGTCATGCAGGCCATTTTGAAAATGAACTATGTGACAAACTCGCTGTGGCCGCTGCCAACTCAAGCTCCCTGGAAATTGACACTTACTTTGAAAATCTCGATAATAACAGTCTTTTTTAG